The following are from one region of the Cynocephalus volans isolate mCynVol1 chromosome 17, mCynVol1.pri, whole genome shotgun sequence genome:
- the ADAMTSL2 gene encoding ADAMTS-like protein 2, whose translation MDSRQQHSHWAWSLLVVALVAGIAASTGATDNSPTSNSLEGGADATAYWWGEWTKWTACSRSCGGGVTAQERHCLQQRRKSVTGAGNRTCTGTSKRYQLCSVQECPPDGRSFREEQCVSFNSHVYNGRTYQWKPLYPDDYVHISSKPCDLHCTTVDGQRQLMVPARDGTSCKLADLRGVCVSGKCEPIGCDGVLFSTHTLDKCGVCQGDGSSCTHVTGNYRKGNAHLGYSLVTHIPAGARDIQIVERKKSADVLALADEAGSFFFNGNYKVDSPKNFNIAGTVVKYRRPMDIYETGIEYIVAQGPTNQGLNVMVWNQNGKSPSITFEYTLLQPPHTHRIQPMYYSFSEPTSESAESQELDGTGLLDLIQHNGSLYGPASSERLGLENRLFGHPGPEIELGLSKGPETNEVCEQASGGACEGPPRGKGFRDRNATRTALMGDKEDQEVDAHFTSQEFLPANAISDQLLGTGSDSKEFSLNETVNSIFAQGVPRSPPAGSLYVDYEEDKGMAASLLNGSFLELSSDRVTNTSSEASFPNVNASVPTSNRTHKARTRPKARKPAISPADMYRWKLSSHEPCSATCTTGVMSTYVMCVRYDGVEVDGSYCDALTRPEPVHNFCAGRECQPRWETSSWSECSRTCGEGYQSRIVRCWKMLSPGFDSSVYSDLCEATLAVRPEERKTCQNPVCGPQWEMSAWSECRAKCGEHSVVTRDIRCSEDEKLCDPNTRPMREKNCTGPPCDRQWAVSDWGPCSGSCGQGRTIRQVYCKSSDGQAVRESQCQMQPKPLAIHPCGDKNCPPHWLAQDWERCNTTCGRGVKKRLVLCMELVDGKPLTRSGSECGLASKPPEESTCFERPCLKWYTSPWSECTKTCGIGMRMRDVKCYQGTEIVRGCDPLVKPESKEYCDLDPCPTEPPDDSCQDQPGTNCALAIKVNLCSHWYYSKACCRSCRTPHS comes from the exons ATGGACAGCAGACAGCAGCATTCACACTGGGCCTGGTCCCTGCTGGTGGTGGCACTTGTTGCTGGGATTGCGGCATCAACCGGGGCCACG GACAACAGCCCGACGTCCAACAGCCTGGAGGGGGGAGCTGACGCCACTGCCTACTGGTGGGGAGAGTGGACCAAGTGGACCGCGTGCTCCCGCAGCTGCGGGGGCGGGGTGACAGCCCAGGAACGGCACTGCCTGCAGCAGAG GAGGAAGTCTGTCACTGGCGCTGGGAATAGGACCTGCACAGGAACGTCCAAGCGGTACCAGCTCTGCAGCGTGCAG GAGTGTCCGCCGGACGGGAGGAGCTTCCGTGAGGAGCAGTGCGTCTCCTTCAACTCCCACGTGTACAACGGGCGGACTTACCAGTGGAAGCCTCTGTACCCCG ATGACTATGTCCACATCTCCAGCAAGCCGTGTGACCTGCATTGCACCACTGTGGATGGCCAGCGGCAGCTCATGGTCCCCGCCCGCGACGGCACGTCCTGCAAGCTCGCCGACCTGCGGGGGGTTTGCGTGTCTGGAAAATGTGAG CCCATCGGCTGTGACGGGGTGCTCTTCTCCACCCACACGCTGGACAAGTGCGGCGTCTGCCAGGGGGACGGGAGCAGCTGCACCCACGTGACGGGCAACTACCGCAAGGGGAATGCCCACCTCG GTTACTCACTGGTGACCCACATCCCAGCTGGCGCCCGGGACATCCAGATCGTGGAGAGGAAGAAGTCGGCTGATGTGCTGG CTCTTGCAGACGAAGCTGGCTCCTTCTTCTTCAATGGCAACTACAAGGTGGACAGTCCCAAGAACTTCAACATCGCGGGCACCGTGGTCAAGTACCGGCGGCCCATGGACATCTACGAGACTGGCATCGAATACATCGTGGCGCAGGGGCCCACCAACCAGGGCCTGAACGTCATG GTATGGAACCAGAACGGCAAAAGCCCCTCCATCACCTTCGAGTACACGCTGCTGCAGCCACCGCACACGCACCGCATCCAGCCCATGTACTACAGCTTCTCGGAGCCCACCTCCGAGAGCGCCGAGAGCCAGGAGCTGGACGGGACTGGGCTGCTGGACCTCATCCAGCACAATGGCTCCCTCTACGGCCCGGCCTCCTCAGAGCGGCTGGGCCTGGAAAACCGGCTATTCGGCCACCCTGGCCCAGAGATAGAGCTGGGCCTGAGCAAGGGCCCGGAGACCAACGAGGTGTGCGAGCAGGCCAGCGGCGGGGCCTGCGAGGGGCCCCCCAGGGGCAAGGGCTTCCGAG ACCGCAACGCCACCAGGACGGCTCTCATGGGGGACAAAGAAGACCAAGAGGTGGACGCCCATTTCACCTCCCAGGAGTTCCTCCCAGCCAACGCCATCTCTGACCAGCTCCTGGGCACAGGCTCTGACTCGAAGGAGTTCAGCCTCAATGAGACCGTGAACAGCATCTTCGCACAGGGTGTCCCGAGGAGCCCCCCGGCTGGGAGCCTCTATGTGGACTATGAGGAGGACAAGGGAATGGCGGCTTCCCTGCTCAACGGGTCCTTCCTGGAGCTGAGCAGTGACAGGGTTACCAACACCtcctctgaggcctctttccCCAACGTCAATGCCAGCGTCCCCACCAGCAACAGGACTCACAAGGCCAG GACCAGGCCCAAGGCCCGCAAGCCAGCCATAAGCCCGGCGGACATGTACCGGTGGAAGCTGTCATCCCACGAGCCCTGCAGTGCCACCTGCACCACAG GCGTCATGTCCACGTATGTCATGTGCGTCCGCTATGACGGCGTTGAGGTGGACGGCAGCTACTGCGACGCCCTGACCCGGCCCGAGCCCGTCCACAACTTCTGTGCTGGGAGGGAATGCCAGCCCAG GTGGGAGACCAGCAGCTGGAGCGAGTGCTCGCGCACCTGCGGCGAGGGCTACCAGTCCCGCATCGTGCGCTGCTGGAAGATGCTGTCGCCCGGCTTCGACAGCTCCGTGTACAGCGACCTGTGCGAGGCGACCCTGGCCGTGCGGCCCGAGGAGCGCAAGACCTGCCAGAACCCGGTCTGTGGGCCCCAGTGGGAGATGTCCGCGTGGTCCGAG TGCCGGGCCAAGTGTGGGGAGCACAGTGTGGTGACCAGGGACATCCGCTGCTCGGAGGACGAGAAGCTGTGTGACCCCAACACCAGGCCCATGCGGGAGAAGAACTGCACGGGCCCCCCCTGCGACCGCCAGTGGGCCGTCTCCGACTGGGGACCG TGCAGCGGGAGCTGTGGTCAAGGCCGCACCATCAGGCAGGTGTACTGCAAGAGCAGTGACGGACAGGCGGTCCGTGAGTCTCAGTGCCAGATGCAGCCCAAGCCTCTGGCCATccacccctgtggggacaagaaCTGTCCCCCCCACTGGCTGGCCCAGGACTGGGAGCGG TGCAACACCACCTGCGGGCGTGGTGTGAAGAAGCGACTCGTGCTGTGCATGGAGCTGGTCGACGGGAAGCCACTGACCCGCAGTGGCTCTGAGTGTGGGCTGGCCAGCAAGCCCCCTGAGGAGAGCACGTGCTTCGAGAGGCCCTGCCTCAAGTGGTACACTAGCCCGTGGTCGGAG TGCACCAAGACCTGTGGGATAGGCATGAGGATGCGGGACGTGAAGTGCTACCAGGGGACCGAAATCGTCCGTGGCTGTGACCCACTGGTGAAACCTGAAAGCAAGGAGTACTGTGACCTGGATCCCTGCCCCACAGAGCCCCCGG ACGACAGCTGCCAGGACCAGCCAGGCACCAACTGCGCCCTGGCCATCAAGGTGAACCTCTGCAGCCACTGGTACTACAGCAAGGCCTGCTGCCGCTCCTGCAGGACCCCGCACTCCTAG